A single region of the Prevotella sp. HUN102 genome encodes:
- a CDS encoding nitroreductase family protein, whose product MESLKRRRTIRKFSQRELSNTLLKELLSEAERTPTMGNLQLYSVVVTRDADRKKKLAPAHFNQPMVEGAPVVLTFCADFRRTSLWAKQRKAEPGYDNFLSFMNAATDALLYCQTFCNIAEETGLGTCFLGTTIYCPDAIIDALELPELVMPVATITIGWPDELPALTDRLPIESILHEEVYEDYTPERIDLFYNEKENLEENKHFVEINNKETLAQIFTDIRYRKSDNETMSATLLNALKRQGFIE is encoded by the coding sequence ATGGAAAGCTTAAAAAGAAGAAGAACAATAAGAAAGTTCTCACAGAGAGAACTTTCCAACACACTCTTAAAGGAGTTGTTGAGTGAAGCGGAAAGGACACCTACGATGGGCAACCTGCAACTTTACTCGGTGGTGGTAACGAGAGATGCCGACAGGAAAAAGAAACTTGCACCGGCTCACTTCAATCAGCCTATGGTGGAAGGTGCTCCGGTGGTGCTCACTTTCTGTGCGGATTTCAGAAGAACGAGCCTTTGGGCGAAGCAACGAAAGGCCGAACCGGGCTACGATAACTTCCTCTCGTTTATGAATGCTGCAACCGATGCGTTGCTCTACTGTCAGACTTTCTGCAACATTGCCGAAGAAACAGGTCTCGGCACGTGTTTCCTCGGCACAACCATCTATTGCCCGGATGCCATTATCGATGCTTTGGAACTCCCTGAACTCGTTATGCCGGTTGCCACCATCACAATCGGATGGCCCGATGAATTACCGGCACTTACTGATCGTTTGCCTATTGAGAGCATTCTACACGAAGAAGTCTACGAAGATTATACGCCCGAGCGCATCGACCTTTTTTATAATGAGAAGGAAAACCTTGAGGAAAACAAGCATTTCGTGGAAATAAACAACAAGGAAACCCTTGCGCAGATTTTCACGGACATCCGTTACAGAAAGAGCGACAACGAAACTATGTCCGCTACTTTGCTGAATGCGCTGAAACGTCAGGGGTTTATCGAATAA
- a CDS encoding DUF6850 family outer membrane beta-barrel protein, with translation MKTKYILTALPLIALPACAQVDSLRGDTEYRYSDLMQTWRNTENSAALTIEPTDNRGVASIGYYHKGGDYHRVQEGEETNSMKFFTERYQQMGKYLYGYGKFRFDIGRTQERVWGDQYRLYNANPFISGSSIPGKYDHQDFELTAKVGTKSFNGWRFGVALDYNLGDLSRLRDPRSRSRLLEYKLTPSVSYSFDNDDTHTIGLSGHYNRRKEKMGSLTTVQNDANLMYYLMSGMEVADGTISGYSSFNREWVNHNFGAEVQYGYKNDAFTSTSAVSIEHGTEYIYGNYKYEPGRYYTYLYNIASQNRIKTDRLIHQIDVKVDFQQAYANEYRQQLVITNDATTGLTSYRYDTQFEFKKRYQVETMDLNFRYRANLIRLNEANNARQVKAYLGLAGNLSSQRNTHLLNKSKSKYGRFNLQTEDGVSLFNNRLTLDLVLGYSFATKSELNLADPTTDYAKSVLIPDFRYYDANVFHTQLQVMYQFPLSIRKVRGMWYIKANGGFQSANNEERQKGYNFGISIGVFN, from the coding sequence ATGAAAACAAAATATATTTTAACAGCACTCCCCCTGATTGCATTACCGGCTTGCGCACAGGTCGATTCGCTTCGTGGCGACACGGAATATCGTTACAGCGATCTGATGCAGACGTGGCGAAACACGGAAAACTCGGCTGCACTGACCATTGAACCAACCGACAATCGTGGTGTGGCTTCCATCGGATACTATCACAAAGGTGGCGACTATCATCGTGTTCAAGAGGGCGAAGAGACCAATTCTATGAAATTCTTTACCGAGCGATATCAGCAAATGGGAAAGTATCTTTATGGCTACGGCAAGTTCCGTTTCGATATAGGGCGTACCCAAGAACGTGTTTGGGGCGACCAGTATCGCCTGTATAATGCAAATCCTTTCATTTCAGGCTCTTCCATCCCCGGGAAATACGACCATCAAGACTTTGAACTCACAGCAAAAGTAGGCACAAAGAGCTTCAACGGATGGCGTTTCGGAGTAGCATTGGATTATAATCTCGGCGACCTTTCGCGCCTTCGCGACCCTCGTTCACGCTCTCGCCTCTTGGAATACAAACTCACACCCTCCGTTTCTTATTCCTTCGATAACGACGACACCCACACCATAGGACTTTCCGGGCACTACAATCGCCGAAAGGAAAAGATGGGTAGCCTGACAACCGTTCAGAACGATGCCAACCTGATGTATTATCTGATGTCGGGAATGGAAGTTGCCGACGGAACAATCAGTGGCTATTCAAGTTTCAATCGTGAGTGGGTAAACCACAATTTCGGTGCAGAAGTCCAGTATGGCTATAAGAACGACGCTTTCACGAGTACGAGTGCTGTGAGCATTGAGCACGGCACGGAGTATATTTACGGCAACTACAAATACGAACCGGGACGCTATTACACCTATTTATATAATATAGCGTCGCAGAATCGCATAAAAACCGACAGGCTGATACATCAGATTGACGTAAAGGTCGATTTCCAACAGGCCTATGCCAACGAATACCGTCAGCAATTGGTGATTACGAACGATGCCACAACCGGGCTTACTTCTTATCGCTACGACACCCAGTTTGAGTTCAAGAAACGCTATCAGGTGGAGACTATGGACTTGAATTTCCGTTATCGTGCCAACCTCATTCGCCTGAACGAAGCCAACAATGCCAGACAAGTAAAGGCATATCTTGGCTTGGCAGGCAATCTCAGTTCGCAGCGCAACACGCATTTGCTCAACAAGAGCAAATCGAAATACGGCCGTTTCAATCTTCAGACAGAAGATGGTGTCTCGCTGTTCAACAATCGTCTGACACTCGACCTCGTACTCGGCTACAGTTTTGCCACAAAGTCAGAACTGAACCTTGCCGACCCGACAACAGACTATGCGAAGAGCGTACTCATCCCTGACTTCAGGTATTACGATGCCAACGTATTCCATACGCAGCTTCAGGTTATGTATCAGTTCCCGCTAAGTATCAGGAAAGTCCGTGGAATGTGGTACATAAAGGCAAATGGAGGTTTCCAGTCTGCCAACAATGAAGAACGGCAGAAGGGATATAACTTCGGCATTTCAATTGGAGTGTTCAACTAA
- a CDS encoding DUF4876 domain-containing protein, which produces MKHITYIFALLATLVLAACVDFDDATGNVATNIQLSAPSEYPALDLSGRTVTITSNGTSISTTTDANGVAHFSSLIPDVYDISVSWHLTSAEYSALTGSKEANSGATVSGSLNGYMIGNSEPIVLNTLISLKRDIVIGKIYAAGAKDNNNRNYRAGRYIELYNQSDDTINVAGLYIGLLETDNPQAFTLKNLHDEYADSVVVLKQAFRIPNDQPFLVAPGGTVLMALSAIDHSVNAPLEHSLLDADFETKDKSGTFQNNPDTKELINAFNIYSGASTFNILQSGQGVVIFRTTEDVTTWKRTYKYGKKSGTMFTLMPKRYIIDGVEYLRNKSTGQDMGEKRLYSDIDAGSALQNTINGWSGEVVYRKTSGTGTAGQKILMDTNNSSNDFQVSTTIAPRQYD; this is translated from the coding sequence ATGAAACATATAACATATATTTTCGCATTGCTCGCAACACTCGTGCTTGCAGCCTGCGTAGATTTCGACGATGCAACCGGCAATGTTGCAACAAACATTCAATTGTCTGCCCCATCTGAATATCCGGCATTGGATCTTTCGGGACGTACAGTAACGATCACTTCCAACGGCACAAGCATTTCCACAACTACCGATGCGAATGGTGTGGCACATTTCAGCAGTCTGATTCCTGACGTTTACGACATTTCGGTTTCTTGGCATCTGACATCAGCCGAATACAGCGCATTGACTGGCAGCAAAGAAGCAAATTCCGGTGCAACGGTATCAGGTTCTTTAAACGGCTATATGATAGGAAATTCTGAACCAATCGTACTCAACACCTTGATATCCTTGAAGCGAGATATCGTCATCGGTAAGATTTATGCTGCCGGTGCAAAGGACAACAACAACCGAAACTATCGTGCAGGAAGATACATTGAACTGTATAATCAGTCTGACGACACCATCAATGTGGCAGGATTATACATTGGTTTGCTTGAAACGGACAATCCACAGGCATTCACACTCAAGAATTTGCACGATGAATACGCAGATTCGGTAGTTGTATTGAAGCAAGCCTTTCGCATTCCAAACGACCAACCATTCCTCGTTGCGCCGGGTGGCACCGTCCTGATGGCACTCAGTGCTATCGACCATAGTGTGAATGCTCCGCTGGAACACAGTTTGCTCGATGCAGACTTTGAAACCAAGGATAAAAGTGGAACGTTTCAGAACAATCCCGATACGAAGGAGTTAATCAATGCTTTCAACATTTATTCGGGAGCTTCTACATTCAACATTCTTCAGAGTGGACAAGGAGTCGTTATTTTCCGTACAACCGAGGACGTTACAACGTGGAAGCGCACCTATAAATATGGTAAGAAGAGTGGAACGATGTTCACTTTGATGCCCAAACGCTATATTATTGATGGTGTGGAATACCTCAGAAACAAGTCTACTGGGCAGGATATGGGCGAGAAACGACTCTATTCCGACATCGATGCAGGCTCAGCTCTTCAGAATACAATCAACGGATGGTCGGGCGAAGTTGTGTATCGCAAGACTTCCGGCACAGGTACGGCCGGTCAGAAGATTCTGATGGATACCAACAACAGCAGCAACGATTTCCAAGTATCGACCACCATTGCTCCAAGACAATATGATTAG
- a CDS encoding TonB-dependent receptor: MKIVRLLSLIALLFVGFAPTANAQIEAKAGNKTISISVTDKNTKEAVMMATATLNPLGSITVTDIDGKARFEKVPNGNFVLRVTYVGYEEYTTNLKIETDLNVNVALVPTSLALREVTVTARQNASGASTSSIIGRQAIDHLQASSLSDIMQLIPGQMIRNTDLTSQSNLQLRTLVNNNTSAFGSSVVVDGVPMSNNGAMTQGQFSSTAFVGTDLRQIAANNIESVEVIRGIPSAEYGDLTSGLVVVNSKMGVTPWQLRGKVNPEMTNISLGKGFLLNRAGILNFNFDYAKAWGDPRQKTRSYGRSTFNLGYSYDISKKWHTQTKLRMLYAKDWSGKDPDAIQDGTYSKNRNINFGLTHNGRISVDKLFMRTLNYTFGLTYGETDNINSGFVTNSTGLLPIITAMETGYNIVPWLTQSYLATGRTESRPGSVYAKLNNSFYCKLGDTHQAFKLGMDYHYDWNSGKGYYNDDDTRPYRPNSSGRPRAFSDVPGIHQLSAYVEDNFSWNINKVNRLRANLGFRFTSLQPFGELSTYALSPRFNASFSITKWLDIRAGIGLNSKTPGLNYLYPDKNYDDRVAANYMPQTDQIAQLLAYHTQVYNVEASKHLKNATTTKVEVGLDFKLPNGKKLSLLAYRDRTPNGFGNLSDYITYTSNVYTPSKGLIITSGAATTIDYNNPERQDIVFMTTGKVGNTNTTINKGVEFDFDFGEIKAIHTSFSFNGAYSETKTYSTDIKSESVKSALLPASYSSYGLTPFKVIYPSGLDYESYRRFINTLRIVTHIPRLKMVATFTAQAIWHDWHKSYTGNNIPIGWIDTDLQRHHITANMLGGYLGMDAKYYETAPIGTNYVAIQDLASTTTDKEPTKNPVTWNLSGRLTKELGRLGGLSLYVNNMLYYEPFLTGNKTSTLTQRNTNNFNFGVELYFNL; the protein is encoded by the coding sequence ATGAAAATCGTGAGACTTCTAAGTCTTATCGCCCTACTCTTCGTGGGGTTTGCCCCGACAGCCAATGCACAGATTGAGGCAAAAGCGGGCAACAAAACCATCTCGATCAGCGTAACGGACAAGAACACAAAGGAAGCAGTGATGATGGCTACTGCCACGCTGAATCCACTTGGTTCGATTACGGTAACGGATATAGACGGTAAAGCAAGGTTTGAAAAAGTTCCGAACGGAAATTTCGTTCTGAGGGTAACTTATGTAGGCTACGAGGAATACACGACGAACTTGAAGATAGAAACTGACCTGAACGTGAACGTTGCGCTGGTTCCAACCTCTCTTGCCTTGAGAGAAGTAACGGTAACTGCAAGGCAGAATGCGTCGGGGGCATCAACAAGCTCGATCATTGGCCGTCAGGCTATCGACCATCTTCAGGCGAGTTCCCTGTCTGATATTATGCAGTTGATTCCCGGTCAAATGATAAGAAATACGGATTTGACCTCACAATCCAATCTCCAGCTCCGCACTTTGGTCAATAACAATACAAGCGCATTCGGTTCGAGTGTGGTGGTAGACGGTGTGCCGATGTCCAACAATGGTGCAATGACACAGGGACAGTTCAGCAGTACGGCCTTCGTGGGCACAGACTTGCGACAGATTGCAGCCAACAATATAGAAAGCGTTGAGGTGATTCGAGGCATTCCGTCGGCAGAATATGGAGACTTGACCAGTGGATTGGTGGTTGTCAATTCCAAGATGGGCGTTACTCCTTGGCAATTAAGAGGAAAGGTTAATCCCGAAATGACGAATATTTCGCTCGGAAAAGGATTCTTGCTGAACCGTGCAGGCATTCTGAACTTCAATTTCGATTATGCCAAGGCGTGGGGCGATCCACGCCAAAAGACCCGAAGCTATGGCCGGTCCACTTTCAATCTGGGTTACAGCTACGATATCAGCAAGAAATGGCACACGCAAACCAAACTCCGTATGCTCTATGCAAAGGATTGGTCGGGCAAAGATCCTGATGCCATTCAGGACGGAACGTACAGCAAGAACCGGAACATCAATTTCGGTCTGACGCACAATGGTCGCATTTCTGTGGACAAACTGTTTATGCGCACCTTGAATTATACTTTCGGTTTGACTTACGGCGAAACGGACAACATCAATTCTGGATTCGTAACCAACAGTACGGGGCTGCTGCCTATCATAACAGCGATGGAAACCGGCTACAACATCGTGCCGTGGCTAACCCAGTCTTATCTTGCAACAGGACGTACGGAAAGCCGTCCCGGAAGTGTATATGCAAAGCTCAACAATTCGTTCTACTGCAAATTGGGCGACACGCATCAGGCATTCAAACTCGGTATGGACTATCACTATGACTGGAACAGCGGCAAGGGATATTACAATGACGACGACACTCGCCCCTATCGCCCCAACAGCAGCGGTCGTCCACGTGCATTCTCCGATGTGCCGGGCATTCATCAGTTGTCGGCCTACGTAGAAGACAACTTCTCTTGGAATATCAATAAGGTAAATCGGCTGCGTGCCAACCTCGGTTTCCGTTTCACTTCCTTACAACCGTTCGGCGAATTGAGTACCTATGCCCTCAGTCCGCGCTTCAATGCTTCGTTCAGCATCACGAAATGGCTGGATATTCGTGCAGGTATCGGACTGAATTCAAAGACTCCCGGCTTGAATTATCTCTATCCCGATAAGAATTATGACGACCGTGTTGCTGCCAACTATATGCCACAGACCGACCAAATTGCACAACTACTGGCTTACCACACACAGGTTTACAATGTTGAAGCATCGAAGCATCTGAAGAATGCAACCACAACCAAAGTGGAAGTTGGACTGGATTTCAAGTTGCCTAACGGAAAGAAACTCAGTCTTCTGGCGTATCGCGACCGCACGCCAAATGGTTTTGGAAACCTGAGCGATTATATCACTTACACTTCAAACGTCTATACGCCTTCAAAGGGATTGATTATCACGTCTGGCGCAGCAACAACTATCGACTACAACAATCCTGAACGTCAGGACATTGTCTTTATGACAACAGGCAAAGTGGGCAATACAAACACCACTATCAACAAAGGTGTAGAGTTCGATTTCGACTTCGGGGAAATCAAGGCTATCCATACTTCGTTCAGTTTCAACGGTGCTTACTCGGAAACAAAGACCTATTCAACCGACATTAAATCAGAATCCGTGAAGTCTGCATTGCTGCCTGCGAGCTATTCGAGCTATGGACTGACTCCCTTCAAGGTAATTTATCCTTCAGGACTTGACTACGAATCGTATCGAAGATTCATCAATACGCTCCGAATCGTAACACATATTCCTCGCTTAAAGATGGTAGCGACATTTACTGCACAAGCCATTTGGCACGATTGGCACAAATCCTACACAGGCAATAACATTCCTATCGGATGGATCGACACCGATTTGCAACGCCACCACATTACTGCCAATATGCTGGGAGGCTATCTTGGTATGGATGCAAAGTATTACGAAACGGCTCCAATCGGTACAAATTACGTTGCCATTCAAGACCTTGCCAGCACAACGACGGATAAAGAACCGACGAAAAACCCCGTAACGTGGAACCTTTCGGGCAGACTTACAAAGGAATTAGGCCGTCTTGGAGGACTTTCGCTCTATGTGAACAATATGCTTTACTATGAGCCGTTCCTCACTGGTAACAAAACGAGTACATTAACTCAAAGAAATACCAACAACTTTAACTTCGGAGTGGAGTTGTATTTTAATCTTTAA
- a CDS encoding methylated-DNA--[protein]-cysteine S-methyltransferase, which translates to MLLSSDGEGLTGLWFDGQKYFASTLDRENAIDAELAVFGETKRWLDLYFKGVQPDFLPALHLIDTPFRQRVWQSLMRIPRGKLTTYAAISREIAAERKKGAMSAQAVGSAVGHNPISIIIPCHRVVGSNGSLTGYAGGIDRKIALLRLEGIDTDKLSMP; encoded by the coding sequence ATGTTGCTCAGCAGCGATGGGGAAGGACTGACAGGTTTGTGGTTCGATGGACAGAAATATTTCGCTTCTACATTGGATAGGGAAAATGCCATTGATGCCGAATTGGCTGTGTTCGGTGAAACAAAACGGTGGCTCGACCTCTATTTCAAAGGTGTTCAACCCGACTTTTTGCCTGCATTGCACCTCATTGACACACCATTTCGTCAGCGGGTGTGGCAGTCGCTTATGCGTATTCCACGTGGCAAATTAACAACTTATGCTGCTATCAGCCGCGAGATTGCTGCAGAGCGCAAGAAAGGTGCGATGTCGGCACAAGCTGTTGGTAGTGCTGTGGGGCATAATCCCATTTCTATCATCATTCCCTGCCATAGAGTAGTGGGAAGCAACGGAAGTCTGACAGGATATGCCGGTGGAATTGACCGTAAGATAGCCTTGTTGAGGCTTGAGGGAATAGACACGGACAAGCTGTCAATGCCTTGA
- a CDS encoding YjjG family noncanonical pyrimidine nucleotidase, with the protein MKQYTDLFIDFDDTLYDTHGNAQIALRELYDCFRLDDYFDDAERFYKTYWDVNVALWAQYSRGEITRDYLIVERFRRPLSSAVRRPEGWPDKEYCVAMSDKFLELCSEKPGVIEGAHELMDYLKGRGYRLHICSNGFGEVQYKRLKASRLIDYFDTIVLSEDAGANKPSSQFFDYALNQTGAKVESTLMIGDNYDTDILGAMNAGIDTMLFNRWGNADALFGTINFTVDSLPQIMDVL; encoded by the coding sequence ATGAAACAATATACCGACCTTTTCATCGATTTTGACGATACACTATACGATACACACGGAAATGCGCAGATAGCATTGAGAGAATTGTACGACTGTTTTCGTCTCGATGATTATTTTGATGATGCAGAACGATTCTATAAAACTTATTGGGACGTAAACGTGGCTTTATGGGCGCAGTATTCCCGTGGAGAGATTACGCGCGATTATCTTATCGTTGAGCGTTTCCGCCGTCCACTTTCGTCGGCTGTTCGCCGTCCCGAGGGTTGGCCCGACAAGGAGTATTGCGTGGCGATGAGCGATAAGTTTCTTGAGCTTTGTTCGGAAAAACCGGGCGTAATCGAGGGAGCGCACGAACTGATGGATTATCTGAAGGGTAGGGGATACCGTTTGCACATTTGCAGCAATGGTTTCGGCGAAGTGCAATACAAAAGGCTGAAAGCCTCACGGCTGATTGATTATTTCGACACCATCGTGCTCAGCGAAGACGCCGGTGCGAACAAGCCTTCTTCCCAATTCTTCGATTATGCCCTGAATCAAACCGGTGCGAAGGTGGAATCCACCCTGATGATTGGCGATAATTACGATACCGACATCCTCGGAGCGATGAATGCCGGCATCGACACGATGCTCTTCAACCGATGGGGAAATGCCGATGCGCTGTTTGGCACCATAAACTTCACGGTTGATTCCCTCCCGCAGATAATGGACGTTTTGTAA
- a CDS encoding T9SS type A sorting domain-containing protein, which translates to MKGWTGDDAYQAGGTCCLKLSSTGYRAGFISTPEMELYGDVVLTFRAKRLSEAHKNGRLWVALCDNSSGPVDEITVNLTTEWQDFKMVSNKGTFAANNVFQFQAEECNMLIDDIKIVRTRNRIPAPVALAPINKSSSSFIAKWNPTKEAKSYLLNVFYKGMPENVIPETKVVEGFDAINLKEDKTTINTANPNYPEGWTIDVSSKGDKEVYTLAKDLNSGSLSICFDEVGDCIITPKTPAPITNLSFWVKPSSMEKEPNYKYSMVGVSIFSNGEWTPVANIPNNWMKKDGGFYTLDMAALGENTTQVKIELTQKNLLSFAIDDVTYTYKSLPIEKLLVADKEVTDTFCLVSDINPEIEYFYYVRAKDGEVISDRSNNMWVDGIVGITPTVNEATKVTSTSYTANWNRIHNAETYQLNNYKVVKATKDMENVVVLHEDFNNIKVGTVNSPVTIYDRTTSLAKKGYTKTDWMQQLSALADGMAGAQKVPEYLERMGLVVSPRLSLDCDDGAFEVDLKAYNSYPGDSLYVLVMKDINDRIALEGKKIALNKEAGMTSATVKFEGNVADWNTRRNIRIAFMSVYGQQFYIDEVTIRQNLKAGESLYCPYQTIFTEDNSYAVKGLEEGYDYAYDVIATAKKNTTEYVSEYSAMMPVKNTLTGINTVENTNTRIVAENGRIDVYTSGNANISIYDVQGRLITKTYASQEGRFSFPVQSAIYIVKVNDDLSKVFVK; encoded by the coding sequence ATGAAAGGTTGGACTGGCGATGATGCCTATCAAGCAGGTGGAACCTGTTGTTTAAAGTTGTCATCAACCGGTTATAGAGCAGGATTCATCAGCACGCCCGAAATGGAACTATATGGCGACGTGGTGCTTACATTCCGTGCCAAGCGTCTTTCAGAGGCACACAAGAATGGCAGACTTTGGGTGGCTTTATGCGACAACAGCAGTGGTCCGGTAGATGAAATTACCGTAAATCTTACTACTGAATGGCAAGATTTCAAGATGGTTTCAAATAAGGGAACCTTTGCTGCCAACAATGTATTCCAGTTTCAAGCCGAGGAATGCAATATGCTGATTGATGATATCAAGATTGTCAGAACTCGAAACAGGATTCCGGCACCTGTTGCACTGGCTCCAATCAACAAGTCCAGTTCTTCATTCATAGCAAAATGGAATCCTACGAAGGAAGCAAAAAGCTACTTGCTGAATGTATTTTACAAGGGAATGCCCGAGAATGTCATTCCTGAAACCAAAGTGGTTGAGGGATTTGACGCTATCAATCTAAAGGAAGATAAAACTACTATCAACACAGCCAATCCAAATTATCCCGAAGGTTGGACTATCGACGTGTCTTCAAAGGGCGATAAAGAAGTCTATACTTTGGCAAAAGACCTCAATTCTGGCAGTTTATCCATTTGCTTCGACGAGGTTGGCGACTGCATCATCACTCCTAAAACTCCTGCCCCCATTACCAATCTTTCATTTTGGGTAAAGCCCAGCAGTATGGAGAAAGAGCCAAACTACAAGTATTCTATGGTGGGCGTATCAATATTCTCAAACGGAGAATGGACTCCGGTTGCAAATATTCCCAACAACTGGATGAAGAAAGACGGTGGTTTCTACACACTCGATATGGCTGCACTTGGCGAGAACACCACGCAAGTGAAGATAGAACTCACACAAAAGAATCTTCTTTCTTTTGCCATCGACGATGTAACCTACACTTACAAGTCATTGCCAATAGAAAAACTTCTGGTTGCCGACAAGGAAGTAACGGACACCTTCTGCCTTGTCTCAGACATAAATCCTGAAATCGAATATTTCTACTATGTGAGAGCTAAAGACGGCGAAGTAATTTCCGACCGTTCCAACAATATGTGGGTAGACGGAATCGTCGGCATTACGCCTACCGTAAACGAAGCTACAAAGGTTACTTCTACAAGCTATACCGCAAACTGGAACAGAATCCATAACGCAGAAACATATCAACTCAACAACTATAAAGTTGTGAAAGCAACGAAAGATATGGAGAACGTAGTGGTGCTTCACGAAGATTTCAACAACATTAAAGTCGGTACTGTAAATTCTCCTGTCACAATATACGACCGAACAACTTCCCTGGCGAAGAAAGGATATACAAAAACAGACTGGATGCAACAACTGTCCGCACTCGCAGATGGAATGGCCGGCGCACAGAAAGTGCCTGAATATCTGGAAAGAATGGGTTTGGTAGTTTCTCCACGCCTTTCTCTCGACTGCGACGATGGTGCTTTTGAGGTTGATCTGAAAGCATATAATTCCTATCCCGGCGACTCTCTGTATGTACTCGTTATGAAAGACATCAATGACAGAATAGCATTGGAAGGCAAGAAGATAGCCTTGAATAAAGAAGCCGGTATGACAAGCGCAACCGTAAAGTTTGAAGGAAATGTGGCAGACTGGAACACACGCCGCAATATCAGAATCGCGTTTATGAGCGTTTACGGTCAGCAATTCTATATCGACGAGGTAACGATACGCCAGAACCTGAAGGCAGGCGAGAGTCTGTATTGCCCTTACCAGACAATATTCACAGAAGACAATTCCTATGCCGTGAAGGGCTTGGAAGAAGGCTACGACTATGCCTATGATGTAATCGCAACGGCAAAGAAGAATACTACTGAATATGTATCTGAATATTCGGCAATGATGCCAGTAAAAAATACGCTTACTGGTATAAACACCGTTGAGAACACCAATACACGAATCGTGGCAGAAAACGGCAGAATCGACGTTTATACTTCAGGCAATGCCAACATCAGCATTTACGACGTGCAAGGTCGCCTGATTACTAAAACCTATGCAAGTCAGGAAGGTCGCTTCTCGTTCCCCGTACAGTCAGCTATCTACATCGTAAAAGTAAATGATGATTTGAGCAAGGTATTCGTAAAATAA